The nucleotide sequence GGTAAGTCATCCCTCATGAACCGCTACATCTCCAACAAGTTCGACAACCGCCTGTTCCACACCATTGGAGTGGAGTTCCTGAACAAGGAACTGGAAGTGGATGGCCACAACGTCACTCTGCAGATCTGGGACACAGCTGGCCAGGAGCGCTTCCGCAGCCTGCGCACACCGTTCTACCGTGGCTCCGACTGCTGCCTTCTCACCTTCAGCTTGGACGATGGGCAGAGCTTCCGCAACCTAGCCAACTGGAAAAAGGAGTTTATGTACTATGCTGACATCAAGGATCCAGATACGTTTCCCTTTGTGGTGCTGGGCAACAAACTGGATGTGCCTGAGCGGCAGGTGTCCGGTGAGGACGCGCGGCAGTGGTGCCTTGAGAATGGCGGGCACCCATATTTTGAAACAAGCGCCAAAGATGCCACCAATGTGGCGTCCGCCTTCCAGGAAGCAGCGCGCCGCATTCTGGCGTTGGACAACAGAGCGGACCATTTCATCCAGACCGACACAGTGGACCTGCAGAAGAAGAATCCGCCTCATTCTGCATGTTGTTGAGCTGTTGCGTAGGTGTGGGAGGCGTATGTAACTTCTTCAAATGACCCAGCAGGAACTCGTGATGAGTGTGCAGCTGCCACACAGTGTGGTTTGTGACGCTGCAAAATGAAACACTCATGTTCTGCAAAGAACTGTAACGCACACCCGGAATGTTGTGATAAACTGCAGCTGTATCAGCAGTGTCTGAAGCCGCCTGCCATTGGATTGATccaaatgcatatatatatatatatatatatatatatatatatatatatatatatatatatttttttaatttaatttttttcttaaaaGAAATCTGATGGAGCAACATTTGGACAGGCTTTAAACAATTTGGGCAACACTGCAATTTTTCATCCTGAGCTCTGTCTTTTTCACTTGGGTCAAAACAAACAGTTTAAATCACTGCAGTGTTGACTGAAAACTCGAGCACAGTTATGGGCTAAACAGCTACATGATGGAACAATCAGAAATTTCTagcatccaccaatctggatccggatcacctccaaaattcagtggagtcttccatgccctaatatctatgcatggtgaaaatttggtgagaatccgtgaagtcccatatggaaaagatatacataaattttataaagtttgtatctgttctatctggaacttgtaagtgATGCATGTGACAGTCCAACCAGATTTAAGATActtagtaaatttgtacaatatgtaacttatataaattgggaacttaaaaaaacaatgtatgacagtaattccacatacagaatccttagtagatacagtagtgttcagaataatagtagtgctatgtgactaaaaagattaatccaggttttgagtatatttcttattgttacatgggaaacaaggtaccagtagattcagtagattctcacaaatccaacaagaccaagcattcatgatatgcacactcataaggctatgaaattggactattagtaaaaaaaaaaaagtagaaaagggggtgttcacaataatagtagcatctgctgttgacactacaaactcgaaactattatgttcaaactgcttttttagcaatcctgtgaatcactaaactagtatttagttgtataaccacagtttttcatgatttcttcacatctgtgaggcataaattttgttggtttggaaccaagattttgcttgtttactagtatgcttggggtcattgtcttgttgaaacacccattttaagggcatgtcctcttcagcataaggcaacatgacctcttcaagtattttgacatatccaaactgatccatgatacctggtatgcgatatataggtccaacaccatagtaggagaaacatgcccatatcatgatgcttgcaccaccatgcttcactgtgaactgtggcttgaattcagagtttgggggtcgtctcacaaactgtggtccttggacccaaaaagaacaattttactctcatcagtccacaaaatattcctccatttctctttaggccagttgatgtgttctttggcaaattgtaatctcttctgcacgtcttatttaacagagggactttgcgggggattcttgctaataaattagcttcacacaggcgtcttctaactgtcacagcacttacaggttactccagactgtctttgatcatcctggagctgatcaatgggtgagcctttgccattgctggttattcttctatccattttgatggttgttttctgttttctttcacgcgtctctgttttttttgtccattttaaagcattggagatcattgtagatgaacagcctataattttttgcacctgcgtataagttttcccctctccaatcattttcaaagagaaaagaatgttcaacaggtgctggtttcatccttactgaggggacacctgattcacacgtttgttccacaaaattaacgaactcactgactgaatgccacactaatattattgtgaacacccccttttctgctttttttttttttttactaatagcccaatttcatagccttaagagtgtgcatatcatgaatgcttggtcttgttggatttgtgagaatctactgaatctactggtaccttgtttcccatgtaacaataagaaatatactcaaaacctggattaatgtttttagtcacatagcactactattattatgaacactactgtacgtgtaatatcaaactgagacttataagcacaacacatgtcaaacATAAAGATTTATTACTGAAATTGATGTAACTTCTTGaaagttttttctatttcttttccatatggggtagttttgatgtaatccttcaaagtaaaacttgctccagaatcctgatctggatcaccgcaaaaaattaatggagtcttccatggcttaatacgagggctgtcaataaagtataggtcttttaattttttcaaaaactatatggatttcattcatatgtttttacgtcagacatgcttgaaccctcgtgcgcatgcgtgagtttttccacgcctgtcggtgacgtcattcgcctgtgagcactccttgtgggaggagtcgtccagcccctcgtcggaattcctttgtctgagaagttgctgagagactggcgctttatttgattaaaattttttctaaacctgtgagacacattgaagtggacacggttcaaaaaattaagatggttttcggtggaaattttaacggctgatgagagattttgaggtgatactgtcgctttaaggacttcccacggtgcgagacgtcgcacagcggtcccaggcgccgtcgtcagcctgtttcaagctgaaaacctccacatttcaggctctattgatccaggacgttgtgagagaacagagacgtttcagaagaagtcggtttcagcattttatccggatattccactgttaaaggagatttttttttaatgaaagacgtgtggacgggtccgtgcgtcgggacgcggccggcgcggtgcggcggcacaggaaaaacacctccgtgttgataacatttgtaaaatccaggcggcttttgatggctttcagtggagtgagtatatgagaaattgtttaacagctggacatgttccaacttgtccttaaggcttccaacagtggtgtttttcctgtggcggagcgtcgcagcggctgcgagccgacgctgcaatccgtctgcacgtctttcattaaaaaatctcctttaacagtggaatatccggataaaatgctgaaaccgacttcttctgaaacttctctgttctctcacaacgtcctggatcaatagaacctgaaatgtggaggttttcagcttgaaacaggctgacgacggcgcctgggagtgctgcacgacatctcgcaccgtgggaattccttaaagcgacagtatcacctcaaaatctcttatcagccgttaaaattttcaccgaaaaccagcttactttttcgaactgtgtccacttcgatgtgtctctcacaggtttagaaacaattttgatcaaacaaagcaccagtctctcagcaacttctcagacaaaggaattccgacgaggggctggacgactcctcccacaaggagtgctcacaggcgaatgacgtcactgacaggcgtggaaaaactcacgcatgcgcacgagggttcaagcatgtctgacgtaaaaacatatgaatgaaatccatatagtttttgaaaaaaataaaaaggacctatactttattgacagacctcgtatgtatgtgttgaaaagttcatcaaaatctgtgcagaagttttgatgtaatcctgctagcagacggatggacagacagacaaataaataaacactgattttattacgtccttggtggatgtaattataTGGAGCAGACTGGAAACAAGGGTCGAGAAGACTAGTCGTAATAGTAGGCTACAGCTAGCTAGCACGTCACTCGTCAGCTAGTTTTCTTTCTCGTCGACTTGTCTCAATATAATTTAGATGTTTCCCGTGCAGCTAAAACAGAAATGCGTACCCTTGCAGAGATTTTTTTCATTGAGTACTGAGATCAGGAAGGAACCACCACAGGTCAACAGCCAGCAGCTCCATCACTTAGaggctttgaaaaaaaaatgccttgCATCTGGTTGTATCGCAAATATTGTTTCCATGTCGTTCACTGTGTTAATGTCATGTTTTCAACTTGCATATCCTTAGTTTTTTgaaaattaaaatacattttctagTTTCAGTgttcagttattattattaatttgtcaAGTTTAGTCGCCCCAACCTGACGAAAAAcactcactgtaaagtgcttgttGTTGATTATCTGTTCCTTTTAGGAGGCATGGCTTTCAACCAACTACAGgggagtggtggtggtggtggttgtgtgtgtgtgtgtgtgtgtgggggggggataaTAAATGGTTACTCCTTCATTTCAAAAAGACATAATTACAACTGCTTGGTCACACGGAAAAGGAGGCAGGCACACACACCAGCAAAGCTATGTCACTTCCGGGCCAATTCTTGTCCAGACGTGATGTCACACACAGACAGCCgggatatttatttattgctgttacactttaattttgtgtattgattgaaaaataaataaaagatgcaTCGCTCTGCACGATGTTTACGTGAAGCTTGTTGAAAATAATAGACTTGTGGCAGCTACCGCCATTTTTGCTGagcgcaatgcattctgggatgGCAAGGGGACAAACAACAGCAGCGTCTCCTGACTTCACTGCATTCATGGTGAAATAACTGAAAGATTTCTTAAAGTAGTCCAAAATAGTCAGCTTTTCAAGACATTTATCTCCTTCGTCAAAGTCTTTGCTTCTCTTCCTTACATTTGGATTGGGTGGAGGTGATCACTGTGCCAGAAATAACACACTTTTACAActtatatctttaaaaacattatcACCTGGATTATTAGACGTTAGCTTCCCGTGTTAGCACCGTCGTGAAGTTTACATTTGTCAGCAGAGACTGCAATTACAACTGAGGCATTTTGTGTGTATTCTGTTACATAT is from Thalassophryne amazonica chromosome 1, fThaAma1.1, whole genome shotgun sequence and encodes:
- the LOC117514518 gene encoding ras-related protein Rab-9A-like; this encodes MMSKSALLKVILVGDGGVGKSSLMNRYISNKFDNRLFHTIGVEFLNKELEVDGHNVTLQIWDTAGQERFRSLRTPFYRGSDCCLLTFSLDDGQSFRNLANWKKEFMYYADIKDPDTFPFVVLGNKLDVPERQVSGEDARQWCLENGGHPYFETSAKDATNVASAFQEAARRILALDNRADHFIQTDTVDLQKKNPPHSACC